From Debaryomyces hansenii CBS767 chromosome C complete sequence, a single genomic window includes:
- a CDS encoding DEHA2C08228p (some similarities with uniprot|Q12324 Saccharomyces cerevisiae YOR088w) produces MTEVDIEESGVAYELHYSNTFSPNSRQTFRICLNLKTLIDKVIPIVFDEKDITAQNSTILNANVIELVYTSAGGKGDGKAGTSSYKYRAALVFCLLKVCDWYWQQAENELWDNELYFLRAVTAQRLAAILIENTSDDEYLFLGMLCHRYTINLHGVDSQPISVLELAVDMHSTMVIGSSGYQRCMKWIWRGWIIQSPIDPDSYVLYRGAPSLSIKTHFDPARIRTPLYQNILEIAFSIIYLILFTIIINTNDVKTVPLDGFEIAFYLFTIGSILDEVVKFYHVGLNYIGFWNVFNDTMYCIILVSIGFRFTSLNTHGELKDRYDEASFRILSCASPFMWSRLLLYLDAQRFVGAMIVVVKTMMKESLIFFFLLAVVILGFLQGFLGLDASDGRNEATKRILISLVSAVIGEASFDDLASLDPPYASILYYIYSFLLSVILMNILIALYSTAYANIVENATDEYFALVAQKTLRYVRAPDQELYVPPLNLIELIIVPFSFVVSSSTFRLINHFIMLIIYSPLLTYITIDELQNARRIQYNRFKGIPDDSNELDTEWDLTDGYDAEADSGIQERDSEVNATLREQILGESQDSEFRIDLRKFEADIEKVVQPVNEASKAGVKWEFYEIYSKIDKLTTLVEAVVNENQELRKKLEEKK; encoded by the coding sequence ATGACCGAAGTAGACATCGAAGAATCAGGAGTTGCTTATGAGCtacattattcaaatacgTTTTCTCCGAATTCAAGACAGACTTTTAGAATATGcttaaatttgaaaacattAATTGATAAGGTGATTCCAATTGTGTTTGATGAGAAGGATATCACAGCACAGAATTCTACAATTTTGAATGCCAATGTCATTGAATTGGTTTATACCTCAGCTGGTGGGAAGGGGGATGGCAAGGCTGGGACTTCTTCTTATAAATATCGCGCAGCCTTAGTATTTTGCTTGTTGAAAGTATGTGATTGGTATTGGCAGCAAgctgaaaatgaattatgggataatgaattatatttcttgagAGCTGTTACTGCGCAAAGATTAGCAGCTATCCTCATAGAGAATACATCGGACGATgagtatttatttttaggGATGTTGTGTCATAGGTATACTATTAATTTGCACGGGGTGGATTCTCAGCCGATTAGTGTTTTAGAATTAGCAGTAGATATGCATTCTACCATGGTAATCGGATCATCAGGCTACCAACGTTGTATGAAATGGATATGGCGAGGTTGGATCATTCAATCCCCGATTGACCCTGATCTGTACGTTTTATACAGAGGAGCTCCTTCGTTGTCTATAAAAACACATTTTGATCCAGCAAGGATTAGAACACCTTTGTaccaaaatatattggaaATCGCTTTtagtataatatatttgatattattcaCTATCATTATAAACACTAATGATGTGAAAACCGTGCCTTTAGATGGGTTTGAGATTGCGTTTTACTTATTCACCATAGGTTCTATTTTGGATGAAGTGGTCAAATTTTACCATGTTGGCTTGAACTATATTGGGTTCTGGAATGTATTCAACGACACAATGTACTGTATCATCCTTGTTTCAATTGGGTTTAGATTTACTAGCTTGAATACGCATGGCGAATTAAAAGATAGATATGACGAGGCCTCGTTTAGAATTTTATCGTGTGCTTCACCCTTCATGTGGTCCAGGTTATTGCTTTACCTAGATGCACAGAGATTTGTCGGTGCCATGATTGTTGTGGTTAAAACCATGATGAAAGaaagtttaattttcttcttcttattgGCTGTGGTGATTTTAGGGTTTTTACAGGGGTTCTTAGGTCTTGATGCATCAGACGGAAGAAACGAAGCTACTAAACGTATCTTGATTTCATTAGTAAGTGCAGTTATAGGCGAGGCAAGTTTTGATGATCTTGCATCATTAGATCCACCATATGCATCCATATTGTATTACATTTACTCATTCCTCCTCAGTGTCATTCtcatgaatattttgattgcTTTGTATTCCACTGCCTATGCCAATATTGTCGAGAACGCAACCgatgaatattttgcttTAGTTGCTCAAAAGACTTTGAGGTATGTTAGAGCCCCAGACCAAGAGCTTTACGTTCCTCCATTGAACCTCATAGAACTAATTATTGTCCCTTTCTCCTTTGTTGTCAGCAGCTCCACTTTCAGACTCATTAATCACTTCATAATGTTGATCATTTATTCTCCGCTATTAACCTACATCactattgatgaattgcAGAATGctagaagaattcaatacAATAGATTCAAAGGAATACCAGACGATTCCAATGAACTTGACACTGAATGGGACCTAACAGATGGATATGATGCGGAAGCTGATTCAGgaattcaagaaagagACTCAGAAGTCAATGCTACGCTTCGTGAACAGATTCTCGGCGAAAGTCAAGATTCCGAATTCCGTATTGATTTACGAAAATTTGAAGCAGACATCGAGAAGGTGGTTCAGCCTGTTAATGAGGCCAGCAAAGCCGGTGTCAAATGGGAATTCTACGAAATTTATAGCAAGATTGATAAGCTTACTACCCTAGTAGAAGCAGTAGTAAATGAAAATCAAGAATTGCGTAAgaaacttgaagaaaaaaagtGA
- a CDS encoding DEHA2C08250p (some similarities with CA1882|IPF19934 Candida albicans): MSDLIRKKPPPSIEVNDSIAELDSTIDSYIEKSPLTNKFREENPNLHPVGDGFEDTEDRNISMDSSILESTPEKNPRPSPPALPPRSSSNEEVPPRLPSRSGTIRASINKLSRRRSEGGSEGRGFTLKSFNRLSLNAPRPHSPESSLYKSNEQNSLMSSPHSHSSTSSITSDDDIYTKSDTPFWKYHILKFGKDLYLTTNPGLKHIYCRNGPGYYVEVLYPNKYKYHSSREGFKLIFKDIASKNGDNNPEIMVIIKESLAEGGKYKILIPRSSYLYDGSLTDNESDETESPLFSGVTVPTPIDDKFIPYDQISNVHETVRFKNYEFTDFLNTKWNIGSIPRIKSTRMSKIKSKFNEYKDDPLYKFIGKRYIYFHQNYIEDSPTTYKNESDDPRDIYLHDQGGPHKFPPVLGLFRPNETRTRKKIIKKFNQQANKLDKSRNSQETINNDKINYRLIDNDIAAGSDIRNYFTGGDGLYYSNNPNDDTPDSNKLGWITIYEDTDVFSGSKNKGMFDIVLGLTLAVGFESSLDS, translated from the coding sequence ATGTCTGATTTAATAAGAAAGAAACCACCTCCTCTGATAGAAGTTAATGATTCTATTGCCGAACTCGATAGTACAATCGATtcatatattgaaaagtcGCCCTTAACCAATAAATTTCGTGAAGAAAATCCCAATTTGCATCCTGTGGGTGATGGTTTTGAAGACACAGAAGACAGGAACATTTCGATGGACCTGTCTATCCTCGAGAGTACCCCAGAAAAAAACCCAAGGCCCTCACCTCCTGCTTTACCACCAAGATCTAGTCTGAACGAAGAGGTACCACCGAGATTGCCTTCCAGATCGGGTACAATTAGAGCAAGTATCAATAAGCTTTCTAGACGGAGAAGTGAAGGTGGAAGTGAAGGCCGTGGCTTTACGCTAAAGTCATTTAATAGACTTTCCTTAAATGCACCAAGACCTCATTCGCCAGAGTCATCTTTATACAAATCGAACGAGCAAAACTCTCTAATGTCTAGTCCACATTCCCATTCAAGTACATCTTCGATTACaagtgatgatgatatatatactaaatCTGATACACCATTCTGGAAGTATCACATATTGAAGTTCGGTAAAGATCTATACTTGACTACAAATCCGGGGTTGAAACATATTTACTGTCGTAATGGGCCAGGATATTATGTTGAAGTATTATATcctaataaatataagtATCATTCATCGCGAGAAGGTTTTAAATTAATCTTTAAAGATATTGCATCTAAGAATGGAGATAATAACCCCGAAATTATGGTAATCATCAAAGAATCTCTTGCGGAAGGCGGAAAATATAAGATTTTGATTCCTCGCTCGAGTTACTTATATGATGGTTCGCTTACTGATAACGAGAGTGATGAAACCGAATCCCCATTATTTAGTGGTGTAACAGTCCCAACGCCGATTGACGATAAGTTTATTCCTTATGATCAGATATCTAATGTACACGAAACCGTTCGATTCAAGAATTATGAATTTACagattttttaaatacaAAGTGGAACATTGGATCGATTCCAAGAATTAAGTCAACGAGAATGAGTAAGATTAAGagtaaattcaatgaatacAAGGACGATCCactatataaatttatcgGGAAAaggtatatatatttccATCAGAATTACATTGAAGATTCTCCTACAACCtataaaaatgaatctgATGATCCACGGGATATATATTTGCACGATCAAGGTGGTCCACATAAATTTCCACCGGTATTAGGGCTATTCAGACCTAACGAgacaagaacaagaaagaagataattaaaaaattcaatcaacaagcaaataaattagataaaCTGAGGAACTCCCAAGAAActataaataatgataaaattaattacaGACTAATAGACAATGATATTGCGGCAGGATCTGATATTCGCAATTATTTTACTGGTGGTGACGGGCTTTACTATCTGAACAACCCGAATGACGATACTCCTGATAGCAATAAGTTAGGTTGGATCACCATATACGAGGATACTGACGTATTCTCTGGATCAAAAAATAAAGGAATGTTTGACATTGTGCTAGGATTAACGTTGGCTGTCGGATTTGAAAGTAGTTTAGATTCGTGA
- a CDS encoding DEHA2C08272p (similar to uniprot|P38147 Saccharomyces cerevisiae YBR274w CHK1 checkpoint kinase 1), protein MDYSQRLSQLDSLPVLKHVSVGQTIGQGTFAVVKVASIRNNPSKLVAIKYIHRAISHSKGIDDNRIGLELSIHKECSGHPNMIKLHMFGTDNTWIYMVMELAESGDLFDKIEPDIGIDEELANFYFTQLINAVDFMHQKGVAHRDIKPENILLDKDGNLKLADFGLATIFKRKGSQKRLSYEKCGSPPYMAPEIIGDDGYDATMSDIWACGIVLFVLLSGQIPWQEPNYKHDEEYTKYVDFDGRILDTPWNQFSQTVRPLLRSIIKPDVGRRFTMDQIRLHPWVNQENSFMDSNKLCNDSEGLAERLLSNLQVGLSDEDIKTTLSETSQEQERNLLNNKKFISNSQPTNDIAVMIDDEFDIPVIPATQDPVTHKDSPFINDITDAHEEMLAIVSKDPTILQFKNTPQYRMSQLSTTQKNLLAFKNMPFKTAERMTRFFSILPIESLVPIIRDSLHRIGVSTTSIDNYSMEELTEQNHIYINVNIIAEKSKMPLRGYIKISKCDIRLPLRKVEFIKSKGDPLEWRHFFKKVTILSRDAVYID, encoded by the coding sequence ATGGACTACAGTCAACGTTTATCACAGTTAGACTCTCTTCCTGTGCTAAAGCATGTTTCGGTTGGGCAAACAATAGGTCAAGGAACTTTTGCTGTTGTTAAGGTCGCCAGTATCAGGAACAATCCACTGAAGTTAGTAgccataaaatatattcatagaGCCATTTCCCATAGCAAGggaattgatgataatagGATAGGTCTAGAACTAAGCATTCACAAGGAATGTTCAGGACACCCGAATATGATAAAGCTTCATATGTTTGGTACTGATAATACGTGGATCTACATGGTAATGGAGCTAGCAGAAAGTGGAGACTTATTTGATAAGATTGAGCCGGATATTGGAATAGATGAGGAATTGGCTAACTTCTATTTCACTCAACTAATCAATGCAGTTGATTTTATGCACCAAAAAGGGGTTGCACATAGAGATATCAAACCGGAGAACATTCTCCTTGATAAGGATGGGAATTTGAAGTTGGCAGATTTCGGGTTGGCGACAATTTTCAAACGTAAGGGAAGCCAAAAGAGACTTTCATACGAGAAATGTGGCTCGCCTCCATATATGGCTCCTGAAATAATTGGTGATGATGGGTATGATGCAACGATGAGTGATATATGGGCTTGTGGAATTGTACTCTTTGTTTTATTATCCGGCCAAATACCATGGCAAGAACCCAACTACAAACATGACGAAGAATATACCAAATATGTTGACTTTGATGGCAGGATACTCGATACTCCGTGGAACCAATTCAGTCAAACTGTTAGACCGTTGTTGAGGTCGATAATTAAGCCTGATGTTGGCAGGAGATTTACAATGGATCAAATAAGGTTGCATCCATGGGTGAATCAGGAGAATTCATTCATGGATTCCAACAAACTATGCAATGACTCTGAGGGTTTAGCGGAAAGATTGCTTTCGAATTTACAGGTTGGCTTATCTGACGAAGATATCAAAACGACTTTATCAGAGACATCACAAGAGCAGGAGAGGaatcttttgaataataagaaatttatttctAACTCACAACCCACAAACGATATTGCCGTGATGATAGACGATGAATTCGACATTCCTGTTATTCCAGCGACGCAGGATCCCGTCACTCATAAAGACAGTCCgtttattaatgatattacCGATGCTCACGAAGAAATGCTTGCAATAGTTTCTAAAGATCCTAccattttgcaatttaAGAACACTCCACAATACAGAATGTCACAATTATCGACTACacaaaagaatttgctTGCATTCAAAAACATGCCTTTCAAGACGGCTGAAAGAATGACGAgattcttttcaattttaccAATCGAATCATTGGTTCCTATAATACGGGATTCCTTGCATAGAATAGGGGTTTCAACAACAagtattgataattattcaatggAAGAGTTGACTGAGCAGAaccatatttatatcaatgTCAATATTATAGCTGAAAAGTCTAAAATGCCTTTGAGAGGCTATATCAAGATTCTGAAGTGTGATATTCGATTGCCATTGAGAAAAGTGGAATTCATAAAGTCAAAAGGTGATCCCTTAGAATGGCGACACTTTTTTAAGAAAGTAACTATACTTTCCAGAGACGCGGTTTATATAGACTAG